A single region of the Anomaloglossus baeobatrachus isolate aAnoBae1 chromosome 2, aAnoBae1.hap1, whole genome shotgun sequence genome encodes:
- the PEF1 gene encoding peflin has translation MTSYPYGQGQGYHGSVGHTPGAPQGSYYASQQYGGGGHPGQPTYGGPAPGAPYGPPSSNSGYGQNIPGGAAPGGPGGSYGGQAPGGPYGGPGTNPYGAPQQGQYGQRPSGNLPPGVDAEAYNWFHTVDTDRSGYITLKELKQALVNSNWSAFNDETCIMMLNMFDRSQAGRIDLFGFSALWTYLQQWKNLFQQFDRDRSGSINQGELHQALSQMGYNLSPQFILQLMSRYSIRSATPGLQLDRFIQICTQLQSMTEAFREKDTQRAGSVRLSYDDFLTMAVGRLL, from the exons ATGACGAGCTATCCGTACGGCCAGGGGCAG GGATATCATGGCTCTGTAGGACATACCCCTGGTGCACCCCAAGGAAGCTATTATGCAAGTCAGCAATATGGAGGCGGGGGTCACCCAGGACAGCCTACATATGGTGGACCTGCACCTGGAGCACCGTATGGACCTCCATCATCTAATAGTGGTTATGGGCAGAATATACCAGGTGGTGCTGCCCCAGGGGGCCCAGGAGGGTCTTATGGTGGGCAAGCTCCAGGTGGACCCTATGGGGGACCAGGCACCAATCCATATGGTGCTCCACAGCAAGGACAATATGGTCAAAGGCCTTCAG GTAATTTGCCTCCAGGAGTAGATGCAGAAGCTTATAACTGGTTCCATACTGTAGACACTGATAGAAGTGGTTACATAACTTTAAAAGAGCTTAAACAAGCCCTGGTCAACTCCAACTGGTCGGCATTTAATGATGAAACGTGTATAATGATGTTAA ACATGTTTGATAGGAGTCAAGCAGGCCGGATTGATCTGTTTGGGTTTTCGGCTCTGTGGACATACCTTCAGCAGTGGAAGAACCTGTTCCAGCAATTTGATCGTGATAGATCTGGCAGCATCAACCAGGGAGAGCTTCATCAAG CACTGTCTCAGATGGGATATAATCTCAGTCCACAGTTTATCCTCCAGCTGATGTCCCGATATTCCATAAGATCTGCCACCCCAGGCTTACAGCTCGACCGCTTTATCCAGATTTGCACCCAGCTGCAGAGCATGACCGAAGCATTTCGTGAGAAGGATACACAGCGGGCAGGCAGTGTGAGGCTCAGCTATGACGATTTTCTTACCATGGCTGTAGGACGTCTATTGTAA
- the IMP3 gene encoding U3 small nucleolar ribonucleoprotein IMP3, which produces MVRKLKYHEQKLLKKVDFINWEVDNNVHEVKVLRKYHLDRREDYTAYNKLSRAVRELAHRIKDLDEKDAFRAQSTARLLEKLYQMGLIPTKQNLQLCDDVSASSFCRRRLPSIVVKLRMAQNLKTAITFIEQGHIRVGAEVVTDPAYLVTRNMEDFITWVDSSKIKKHVMDYNEEMDDFLAA; this is translated from the coding sequence ATGGTCCGCAAGCTGAAGTACCACGAGCAGAAGCTGCTGAAGAAGGTGGACTTCATCAACTGGGAGGTGGACAACAACGTGCACGAGGTGAAGGTGCTGCGGAAGTACCACCTGGACCGGCGGGAGGACTACACCGCCTATAACAAGCTGAGCAGGGCTGTCCGCGAGCTGGCGCACAGGATCAAGGACCTGGACGAGAAGGACGCGTTCCGGGCGCAGAGCACGGCCAGGCTGCTGGAGAAGCTGTACCAGATGGGCCTGATCCCCACCAAGCAGAACCTGCAGCTGTGTGACGACGTGTCCGCCTCGTCCTTCTGCCGGAGGCGGCTGCCCTCCATCGTGGTGAAGCTGCGCATGGCGCAGAACCTGAAGACCGCCATCACCTTCATCGAGCAGGGGCACATCCGTGTGGGGGCCGAGGTGGTCACTGATCCCGCCTACCTGGTCACCAGGAATATGGAGGACTTCATCACCTGGGTGGACTCGTCCAAGATCAAGAAGCACGTGATGGACTACAACGAGGAGATGGACGATTTTCTGGCCGCGTAG